From a region of the Lactuca sativa cultivar Salinas chromosome 4, Lsat_Salinas_v11, whole genome shotgun sequence genome:
- the LOC111883087 gene encoding transcription factor MYB98 produces MDQATFVQQFNLQMFETTFGNSPTEVSCLNSSGENGRQKKGNCRKNKAKRKSSNKGWRKPVIVKGQWNSDEDRLLVQLVKQHGDTKWSKIAEKLPGRIAKQCRDRWQNHLRPDITKDAWSEEEDKLLIAIHKEVGNKWSEIARRLPGRSENTIKNHWNATKRRQLSSRRRGKPKYQSLLQEYIRSVPSSSSSSSSSDDQIQINNIKKQNNDTNVDAQIAPMQMGFSSDVNAMPSFSLEDYNLGAMQGYVPGWSMVNESSFDFDQVSSHLTSHLEFDLKKEMDFLEMLYQ; encoded by the exons ATGGATCAAGCAACATTTGTTCAGCAGTTCAATCTTCAGATGTTTGAAACAACATTTGGAAACTCACCCACAGAGGTATCATGCTTGAACTCAAGTGGTGAAAATGGGCGACAAAAGAAAGGAAATTGTAGGAAGAACAAGGCAAAAAGGAAGAGTAGTAATAAAGGTTGGCGGAAACCCGTAATTGTTAAAGGACAATGGAATTCTGATGAAGACAG GTTGTTGGTGCAGTTGGTGAAGCAGCATGGGGATACCAAATGGTCTAAAATTGCTGAAAAACTTCCTGGAAGGATTGCAAAGCAATGCAGAGATAGATGGCAAAACCATTTGAGGCCAGATATCACC AAAGATGCATGGTCCGAGGAAGAAGACAAGTTATTGATAGCAATTCACAAAGAAGTTGGAAACAAATGGTCAGAAATAGCAAGAAGATTGCCTGGAAGAAGTGAAAACACCATTAAGAATCATTGGAATGCAACAAAAAGAAGACAGTTATCTTCTAGAAGACGTGGCAAGCCTAAATACCAATCCCTTTTGCAAGAATACATAAGAAGTGtcccttcatcttcatcttcttcttcttcatctgatgATCAAATTCAAATCAACAACATCAAAAAACAAAATAACGACACAAATGTTGATGCCCAAATTGCCCCTATGCAGATGGGCTTTTCATCCGATGTGAATGCCATGCCATCGTTTTCATTAGAGGACTATAATTTAGGTGCTATGCAGGGTTATGTGCCGggttggtcaatggtcaacgagagtagctttgactttgaccaggtgtCCTCTCATTTGACTAGTCATTTGGAATTTGATTTGAAGAAGGAGATGGATTTTTTGGAGATGCTATATCAATAG
- the LOC111883090 gene encoding uncharacterized protein LOC111883090 — protein MRRIQSHKLPCLHCQPQGFIKMVHHLIERCILFRMGRDDCMRTLAKHANIHPTVTFTVWEELLKENKTFFQAYSRSILPSNIVLNGQPQETNNIDCYGRTQWRR, from the exons ATGAGAAGGATTCAAAGCCATAAGCTCCCATGCTTACATTGTCAACCTCAAGGCTTTATTAAAATG GTGCATCATTTAATAGAAAGATGCATACTCTTTCGTATGGGTCGAGATGATTGCATGAGGACACTCGCTAAGCATGCAAACATCCATCCAACTGTCACGTTTACAG TATGGGAAGAGCTACTAAAAGAGAATAAGACCTTCTTTCAAGCGTACTCACGTTCTATTTTACCAAGCAATATCGTGCTCAATG GACAACCACAAGAAACCAATAATATCGATTGTTATGGAAGAACACAATGGAGGAGATGA
- the LOC111883073 gene encoding ATP-dependent RNA helicase-like protein DB10: MAATTTEPTPAPRYAPEDPSLPKPWKGLVDGATGYHYYWNPVTNVTQYEKPSAGSKGSSQQQKSSSVAVSSSVQVQQSSKQENGFIDDDRYGKSSNGGSKLSSGTRGYESTRTGSYAPNGTVAAGPGGSGLSPDAYRKRHEITVTGADVPPPFTSFEDTGFPSELLREVLEAGFTSPTPIQAQSWPVALQSRDIVAIAKTGSGKTLGYLIPGFIHLKRVYKNRQMGPTVLVLSPTRELATQIQAEAIKFGKSSKILCTCLYGGAPKGPQLRELDRGTDIVVATPGRLNDIIEMRRINLSQVTYLVLDEADRMLDMGFEPQIRKIVNMVPTRRQTLMYTATWPKEVRKIAADLLVNPIQVNIGNVDELVANKAITQHIEVLAPMEKHKRLEQILRSQEPRAKIIIFCSTKKMCDQLARNLTRQFSAAAIHGDKSQGERDYVLNQFRSGRSPVLVATDVAARGLDIKDIRVVINYDFPTGVEDYVHRIGRTGRAGATGEAYTFFGDQDSKHASELVKLLEGSNQRVPVEIRNMAARGGGKGARFNRWGSGSSFGGGGGRGGGGGGFGGRSSWGGGGGGRDSNNRIGGGGYNNNNNNSHKRFDESNVGGGGGGRARSRSRSPERFGLGLAPKNGFRPRFRAPGADEEEEGMIRE, encoded by the exons ATGGCTGCTACCACAACTGAACCTACTCCAGCTCCTCGCTATGCCCCAGAAGACCCTTCCCTTCCAAAACCTTGGAAAGGTTTAGTTGATGGAGCCACTGGGTATCACTACTATTGGAATCCAGTAACTAATGTTACCCAATATGAGAAGCCCTCAGCAGGGTCTAAGGGTTCAAGTCAGCAACAAAAGTCATCTTCAGTAGCTGTAAGTTCTTCAGTTCAGGTCCAACAATCTTCAAAACAAGAGAATGGTTTTATTGATGATGATAGATATGGTAAAAGCAGCAATGGTGGATCAAAGCTCTCTTCTGGAACAAGAGGTTACGAG AGTACAAGAACTGGGTCTTATGCCCCAAATGGGACAGTTGCTGCTGGACCAGGTGGAAGTGGTTTATCACCTGATGCTTATCGTAAGCGCCATGAGATAACTGTAACT GGAGCTGATGTGCCTCCACCTTTTACATCATTTGAAGATACTGGTTTTCCATCTGAGTTACTTAGAGAG GTACTTGAGGCAGGGTTTACATCCCCCACTCCAATTCAAGCACAATCATGGCCTGTTGCTCTTCAAAGCCGTGATATAGTAGCAATTGCAAAAACGGGGTCCGGGAAGACATTGGGTTACTTGATTCCAGGGTTTATTCATCTTAAAAGGGTCTACAAGAATCGCCAAATGGGTCCCACTGTTTTGGTTTTGTCACCTACAAGAGAGTTGGCTACCCAGATACAAGCTGAAGCAATAAAGTTTGGGAAATCATCAAAGATACTATGCACG TGTTTGTACGGAGGAGCACCAAAGGGCCCACAACTACGGGAGTTAGATCGTGGGACAGACATTGTGGTTGCGACACCTGGACGATTGAATGACATTATAGAAATGAGAAGAATAAACCTAAGTCAGGTTACTTACTTAGTCTTGGATGAAGCGGATCGTATGTTAGACATGGGATTTGAACCTCAAATAAGAAAAATAGTGAACATGGTCCCCACACGCCGTCAAACCCTCATGTACACTGCCACCTGGCCAAAAGAGGTCCGCAAAATCGCAGCAGATTTATTGGTCAACCCTATCCAAGTCAATATCGGAAATGTAGATGAACTCGTTGCCAACAAAGCTATTACACAG CATATTGAGGTATTGGCACCAATGGAGAAACACAAACGATTGGAGCAAATACTTCGATCACAAGAACCAAGGGCAAAAATCATCATCTTTTGTTCAACAAAAAAGATGTGTGACCAGCTGGCACGCAATTTGACCCGACAGTTTTCTGCTGCTGCTATTCACGGAGACAAATCTCAAGGCGAACGCGATTATGTTTTGAATCAGTTTCGATCCGGTAGGTCCCCCGTGCTCGTTGCCACCGATGTCGCCGCTCGTGGACTAGACATCAAAGACATCAG GGTGGTGATTAACTATGACTTTCCCACGGGAGTTGAAGATTATGTGCATAGGATTGGAAGGACTGGGAGGGCGGGGGCCACTGGAGAGGCTTATACGTTTTTTGGTGATCAAGATTCAAAGCATGCTTCAGAACTTGTGAAATTATTGGAAGGCTCCAATCAACGTGTCCCGGTGGAGATTCGGAATATGGCGGCACGTGGCGGTGGAAAAGGCGCCAGGTTTAACCGCTGGGGTTCTGGTTCTAgttttggtggtggtggtggccgtggcggtggtggtggtggctttggTGGGAGGAGCAgttggggtggtggtggtggaggccgTGACAG CAACAACAGGATTGGTGGTGGTGgatataacaataataataataatagtcataaACGTTTTGATGAAAGCaatgtgggtggtggtggtggtggtagggcCCGCAGCAGGAGCCGTAGCCCGGAGAGGTTTGGTTTGGGTTTAGCACCCAAAAATGGATTCCGGCCTCGCTTTCGTGCTCCCGGTGCTGATGAAGAGGAGGAAGGAATGATTCGAGAGTAA
- the LOC111883091 gene encoding uncharacterized protein LOC111883091, whose amino-acid sequence MLPTDPMKKLSFKRHISDGDLVIVYEKHDNMKAVKVSEKSVLENRFGVFKHSDWIGKPFGCKVSSHKGGFVYLLAPTPELWTLVLSHRTQILYIADISFVVMYLELIPGCVVLESGTGSGSLTTSLARAIAPTGHVYTFDFHEQRAIAAREDFEKTGLSDLVSVGVRDIQGEGFPKDLVGRADAVFLDLPQPWLAIPSAGEMLKEDGVLCSFSPCIEQVQRSSETLASNSFTDIRTFEVLLRTYEVREAKMDQCQTQTQTEEGTPGARPFKRKQRASEASNWQADNSGSPSVMARPSGEAKGHTGYLTFARLKCIA is encoded by the exons ATGTTGCCTACTGATCCTATGAAGAAGTTATCATTCAAGCGACACATTAGTGATGGAGATTTGGTTATAGTATATGAAAAACACGACAACATGAAGGCTGTAAAAGTATCAGAAAAGTCTGTTCTTGAGAACCGATTCGGTGTTTTCAAGCATTCAGATTGGATTGGGAAACCATTTGGCTGCAAAGTATCTAGCCACAAGGGTGGATTCGTTTACTTATTAGCTCCAACTCCTGAGCTATGGACATTGGTTTTAAGCCACAGAACTCAAATTCTTTACATTGCTGACATCAGCTTTGTGGTCATGTACTTAGAACTGATTCCTGGTTGTGTTGTGCTTGAATCTGGAACTGGAAGTGGATCTTTGACAACTTCACTAGCAAGAGCCATTGCTCCTACAGGACATGTCTATACTTTTGATTTCCATGAACAAAGAGCTATAGCTGCTAG AGAAGATTTTGAGAAGACAGGATTGAGTGATTTGGTGAGTGTGGGAGTGAGAGATATTCAGGGTGAGGGGTTTCCTAAAGATTTAGTTGGAAGGGCAGATGCTGTCTTTTTGGATCTACCTCAGCCTTGGCTTGCTATTCCTTCTGCTGGAGAAATGTTGAAAGAAGATGGAGTTTTGTGTTCATTCTCACCTTGCATTGAACAAGTGCAACGATCATCTGAAACTCTTGCATCAAATTCTTTTACTG ATATAAGGACATTTGAGGTCTTACTACGCACGTATGAAGTCCGAGAAGCAAAAATGGATCAATGTCAAACTCAAACTCAAACTGAAGAAGGGACTCCTGGGGCCCGCCCGTTTAAGAGAAAGCAACGTGCAAGTGAAGCAAGTAATTGGCAAGCGGATAATTCGGGTTCACCTTCGGTCATGGCTAGGCCATCGGGTGAGGCAAAAGGCCACACGGGATATCTAACATTTGCTAGACTTAAATGTATTGCATGA